One genomic window of Nicotiana sylvestris chromosome 10, ASM39365v2, whole genome shotgun sequence includes the following:
- the LOC138880212 gene encoding uncharacterized protein — protein MGRVEFEGTTDPTVAEQWLERMERVFEQLECTNAAKFKYVISLLQKNAYDWWVSVPNTKAKPSVLTWDDFVKSFRAKYVPPVYCDAKKKEFLNLRQGSMSIAEYQQNFLRLSRYAKGIIDGERDKCRRFEEGLNGYIRKSVAILQLDNFSKLISAALTWERIDKEEASRRENKFRKVLQVMAKAKLIHLLVHSAGRIIMVHRACRRAFGTCFNCGSMDHKVKDCPNPNPLSYTHTEGSVQNPVTTHSQANSSARP, from the exons ATGGGCAGAGTTGAATTTGAAGGCACTACAGATCCCACGGTAGCTGAACAATGGCTCGAGCGCATGGAGAGGGTCTTTGAACAACTGGAGTGTACTAATGCTGCCAAATTTAAGTATGTTAtctcccttttacaaaaaaatgcCTATGATTGGTGGGTAAGTGTGCCAAATACAAAAGCAAAACCTTCGGTGCTGACTTGGGATGACTTTGTGAAATCATTTCGTGCAAAATATGTTCcccctgtctattgtgatgctaaaAAGAAAGAGTTTCTGAATTTAAGACAAGGGAGTATGTCTATTGCAGAATATCAACAAAACTTTCTCAGGCTTTCTCGCTATGCTAAAGGTATTATTGATGGTGAAAGAGACAAGtgcagaagatttgaagaagGTTTGAATGGTTACATTCGAAAATCAGTGGCAATCTTACAACTTGATAATTTTTCCAAGCTGATTTCAGCTGCACTTACTTGGGAAAGAATTGACAAGGAAGAAGCTAGTAGGAGAGAAAACAAGTTTAGGAAGG TACTCCAAGTTATGGCCAAGGCAAAACTCATACACCTACTTGTGCACAGTGCGGGAAGAATCATTATGGTGCACCGTGCATGTAGACGAGCTTTTGGTACTTGTTTTAATTGTGGAAGTATGGATCATAAAGTGAAGGATTGTCCTAATCCTAATCCTCTTTCTTATACACATACAGAAGGATCAGTTCAAAATCCTGTCACTACTCATTCTCAAGCTAATAGTAGTGCTAGACCTTAA